A stretch of the Streptococcus himalayensis genome encodes the following:
- a CDS encoding Fic/DOC family protein — protein MGRKSYEGYDYIDPNNIYTYKDSSVLINKFNELDGQKASELEYRMVASQSLKLFATPIEVRGVDDILKIHRFLFEGIYHWAGEFRKVNISKSGNAFLPIQSFHTAIPYLDRLIADFHHNSHKRDEIMTGLVDILDDLNYFHPFREGNGRTQREVIRSLALMKGYECEISIGNDDEIYNLYMDGTVYGDKVKLTELFEKILVKL, from the coding sequence ATGGGAAGAAAAAGTTACGAAGGGTATGATTATATTGACCCAAATAATATTTACACTTATAAGGATTCATCAGTTCTAATCAATAAATTTAATGAACTTGATGGGCAGAAAGCTAGTGAACTTGAATATCGAATGGTAGCAAGTCAAAGTTTGAAGTTATTTGCGACTCCGATTGAAGTTCGTGGTGTTGATGATATTTTAAAAATTCATCGGTTTTTATTTGAAGGGATATACCATTGGGCAGGAGAGTTTAGGAAGGTCAATATCTCAAAGAGCGGAAATGCCTTTTTGCCTATTCAATCTTTCCATACAGCGATACCTTATCTCGACAGATTAATTGCTGATTTTCATCATAACTCTCATAAACGAGATGAAATAATGACAGGCTTAGTTGACATTCTTGATGATCTTAATTATTTTCATCCTTTTCGTGAGGGAAATGGGCGTACTCAGAGAGAAGTTATCCGTTCATTAGCTTTGATGAAAGGATATGAGTGTGAAATTTCTATTGGTAATGATGATGAGATTTATAATTTGTATATGGACGGTACAGTCTATGGAGATAAAGTTAAATTGACTGAGTTGTTTGAAAAAATTCTTGTCAAATTATAA